One segment of Apus apus isolate bApuApu2 chromosome 1, bApuApu2.pri.cur, whole genome shotgun sequence DNA contains the following:
- the ZBED1 gene encoding E3 SUMO-protein ligase ZBED1: MENKSLEGSPSDLKLVAHPRAKSKVWKYFGFDTNAEGCILQWKKIYCRICMAQIAYSGNTSNLSYHLEKNHPDEFCEFVKSNTEQMREAFATAFSKIKPESSQQVVQDSLIMKTYQNYENKKHQELTSAVISLICEGMYPASIVDEPTFKALLRTADPRYELPSRKYFCTKAIPEKYNAIREIVLKELTEVLWCGISSDMWRSENQNRSYVTIAVHFLSSSPANCLMVNSRCLKTFEVPEDNTAETITRVLYETFIEWGINTKVFGATTDYSKDIVKACSLLDIPVQMPCLGHTFNAGIQQAFQLPKLCSLLTRCRKLVEYFQQSTVAMYMLSEKQKQQNILHCMLVSDRVSWWGSTLAMLQRLKEQQFVIAAVLVEDSNNHHLMLEASEWNTIEGLVELLQPFKQVAEMMSASKYPTISMVKPLLHMLLNTTLNIKENDLKEISMAKEVIAKELSTTYQHTPEIDMFLNVATFLDPRYKKLPFLSAFERQQVENRVVEEAKSLLEKVKENTFRTEDKFFTVSEEPPMKKLIISSTPPPTSVINNMLAEIFCQTGGVEDQEEWHAQIIEELSNFKSQKVLGLNEDPLKWWSDRLALFPVLPKVLQKYWCIMATRVFPERLFGSSANVVSAKRNRLAPAHVDEQVFLYENSRNGSEAEPEDEDEGEWGLEQEQIFNLNDSVNVNNNFFNIRDSGFV; encoded by the coding sequence ATGGAGAATAAAAGTTTAGAAGGTTCCCCATCAGACCTAAAGTTAGTGGCTCACCCGAGAGCAAAGAGTAAAGTGTGGAAGTACTTTGGGTTTGATACCAATGCGGAAGGATGCATATTACAGTGGAAGAAGATCTACTGCCGTATTTGTATGGCACAGATCGCCTATTCAGGAAACACGTCCAACCTTTCCTACCACCTTGAGAAAAACCACCCTGACGAATTCTGCGAATTTGTGAAAAGCAACACTGAGCAGATGAGGGAAGCCTTTGCCACCGCATTCTCAAAAATCAAGCCGGAGTCATCACAGCAGGTTGTTCAAGATAGCCTCATCATGAAGACCTACCAGAACTACgaaaacaaaaagcatcagGAACTGACATCTGCTGTCATCAGCTTAATTTGCGAGGGCATGTATCCTGCCTCCATTGTTGATGAACCCACCTTCAAGGCCCTCTTGAGAACAGCGGACCCCAGATATGAACTTCCGAGCCGGAAGTACTTCTGTACAAAAGCTATTCCTGAAAAGTACAATGCCATTAGAGAAATTGTGCTGAAAGAGCTCACCGAGGTTCTGTGGTGCGGCATATCTTCAGACATGTGGAGGAGCGAAAACCAGAACAGGTCGTACGTAACCATCGCTGTTCACTTTCTCAGCAGCAGTCCTGCCAACTGCCTCATGGTGAACTCACggtgtttaaaaacatttgaagtCCCAGAGGATAATACTGCAGAGACTATTACACGAGTCCTTTATGAAACGTTCATTGAGTGGGGGATCAATACAAAAGTCTTTGGTGCTACAACTGATTACAGTAAAGACATTGTGAAAGCTTGCTCTCTCCTAGATATTCCTGTACAGATGCCTTGTTTGGGGCACACTTTTAACGCAGGAATACAACAAGCTTTTCAGCTCCCCAAACTTTGCAGCCTTCTTACCAGGTGCCGAAAACTGGTGGAGTATTTTCAGCAGTCTACAGTTGCAATGTACATGCTGAGcgagaagcagaagcagcagaacatCCTCCACTGCATGCTGGTAAGTGACCGTGTTTCCTGGTGGGGAAGCACACTCGCGATGCTGCAGCGCCTCAAGGAGCAGCAGTTTGTCATTGCAGCTGTTCTTGTGGAGGACAGCAACAACCACCACCTCATGCTGGAAGCCAGTGAGTGGAATACAATCGAAGGGCTAgtagagctgctgcagcctttcaAGCAAGTTGCAGAAATGATGTCTGCCTCAAAGTACCCTACAATCAGTATGGTGAAGCCACTTCTCCACATGCTTTTAAATACTACTTTGAACATCAAAGAGAACGATTTGAAAGAAATCAGCATGGCAAAGGAGGTGATTGCTAAAGAGTTGTCAACCACCTACCAGCACACGCCCGAGATAGACATGTTTCTCAACGTTGCAACTTTCTTGGATCCCCGCTACAaaaaactgccttttctttcagCCTTTGAGCGGCAGCAGGTTGAAAACAGAGTGGTGGAAGAAGCAAAAAGCCTGCTggagaaagtaaaagaaaatacttttaggACAGAAgataaattctttactgtttcAGAAGAGCCCCCTATGAAAAAACTAATAATCTCCTCTACTCCTCCTCCTACCAGTGTTATCAACAACATGCTTGCAGAGATCTTCTGCCAGACAGGAGGCGTGGAAGACCAGGAGGAATGGCATGCTCAGATCATTGAGGAGTTGAGCAACTTTAAGTCACAAAAGGTCCTCGGTTTGAACGAAGACCCACTGAAGTGGTGGTCTGACAGACTAGCTCTGTTTCCAGTTTTACCAAAGGTTCTTCAAAAATACTGGTGTATTATGGCCACAAGGGTGTTCCCTGAACGCCTTTTCGGTTCTTCTGCTAATGTTGTAAGTGCAAAGAGAAACCGATTAGCCCCTGCTCATGTGGATGAGCAGGTCTTTTTGTATGAAAACAGTCGGAATGGGTCCGAGGCAGAACCGGAGGATGAAGATGAAGGAGAGTGGGGTTTGGAACaggaacagatttttaatttaaatgactCGGTAAATGTAaacaataatttctttaatatcCGAGACAGTGGGTTTGTTTAA